A region from the Rhizoctonia solani chromosome 13, complete sequence genome encodes:
- a CDS encoding dsrm domain protein, giving the protein MTRFYTRIYTPSRTSGYRDQLNVWSDRVHIGHIQFTTQGFYHQTDQMQYQAIPFSPKLSTMATDTKHMANPIWMRRDCPYRASPKTDFPLIPALSYLTISPMYLVRVLLFFYPTVIMYGAEESLVDPYVIGWGTSKRKAEENAAEKLLTSRRYCFY; this is encoded by the exons ATGACTCGGTTTTATACTCGCATTTATACCCCGTCTAGGACTTCCGGTTATAGAGATCAATTAAACGTCTGGTCTGATCGAGTTCATATTGGCCATATTCAGTTCACAACTCAGGGTTTCTACCACCAAACTGACCAAATGCAATACCAAGCCATTCCTTTT TCCCCCAAATTATCAACTATGGCGACCGATACCAAGCACATGGCCAATCCGATTTGGATGCGAAGAGATTGTCCCTATCGCGCATCTCCCAAGACCGACTTTCCGTTGATACCGGCTCTATCATATTTGACCATCTCTCCAATGTACCTGGTTCG TGTCTTGTTATTCTTTTACCCAACAGTGATTATGTATGGCGCAGAAGAGAGTTTGGTGGACCCGTACGTTATAGGCTGGGGAACTAGCAAACGCAAGGCCGAGGAGAATGCGGCTGAGAAACTACTGACCTCACGCCGTTATTGC TTCTACTGA
- a CDS encoding eukaryotic translation initiation factor 4G produces the protein MHLVPLPPNRAARAPLGRCECYGKAGFEGSCDGTGHRQASSINFGSIEANQAPEKKAEVATPPPTAPTPATAPAATSKPAPAPVSPATPTATQPSTNGIKVVAPTPTQPMPTSTAPATTTASTGASTAPAAAPTPPGTTPTPSKQKKLNVHALFQGGGPPSVTATPAAPSSIPSTSAPANQPPTAVPSAPRGPAPALVIATILPRSHAAPKSAGRLCPVRIRAVQHHQHPMAHPHQHHSPHPGHPMPPAPQWGPTGYYYPPPHDYNPYMYWGGHPPHQHQHHMPPIHQPPMQPSPRTQPAQPRPPSTPPATNNATPHTLPPITTSALQALPSAPSPSLSVNAPTFVPGGLRRPTNPVRISTPGGDALTFEGVPLSPKVSTPIQPKRPNVVVRMETEQQKNERLAREKEEKERLAKEKEEKERKERERIEEEKRAKEEAERKEKEEAERKAKEEADRKAEAERKAEERKAKEEEEKRIAEELRAKEEAERKVKEEEARKAREEEERKERSARRRRKLNERPKRRKNERRKKKWSASSRKKRNARLRKAEAKAKEEKAKAEAEAKAKAEVDAAKEEAEAKEAATEEARDTVPASPISSPKPPNGLLPSTIPDRPSPLSNSTTAPGRPSPLSITTSQANERPKRPVPGPLDLTSAQGNRSAAPPSALASARIIEDLNVVPYPETIKTPNPDLNIAATPGKFRYDREFLLQFERVQRENPIRSLPSMLSASNPANRVQGIPVARRQGSVGLGLGPGLAKGGFAMGNFQSPSSSQARFDASNAARSGMAFGSGAAGRLTPMSRSASQGALVAQVLWIPNSCESTANLEPVVPLEQSENRWVAGSTLRTPQQLEERQLIIEWANKSEQEKDGSTLMQVIKLVFEKAKDEAAFSEMTRQFATRRVNQSLVGCYSASTCLTDAKKTLSADGTPKEAALAAAASKAGEDKAAEAASTENGEAVLYSDEYYAAAKAKRQGLGLVRFIGELFKLQMLTERIMHECIKKLLSNVVNPEEEEIESLCKLLTTVGQSLDNPKARNHMDIYFERMQEMAKGSSINSRMQFMLQVSRQTLSNCVRDTGKHVPPPLVPLRHTKIPLDDSGRHGVSRGGSRRGEHRGANATEPDGWNVAGGAGASRPPARAGDLSQFGKISKPTGIQFGPSSVFSKKDANKRDSSIGRASGANMFSALSGGTVDGPPPPTERTANSRKPSVDLGPGGSPVVAGAGERKKLNLLPRTKPTEADNDKGDGKEEDKEEDKEEAPEDVKEYLGVENIDEAILALEALPSEHRHLFVDKLVNASMDGGNKVVVLTEKLFSAARSRSVISPEGFERGMIPTIEMADDLSIDVPKTYEWLARMIHAAGLDRAGAEEMANNISVYGEPPVPPRELLLKEFEKVSSA, from the exons ATGCACCTAGTACCCCTACCACCCAATCGCGCCGCCAGAGCACCCTTGGGCAGGTGCGAATGCTACGGTAAAGCAGGCTTCGAGGGGAGTTGCGACGGCACAGGGCATCGACAAG CGAGCTCGATAAACTTCGGCTCAATAGAGGCGAATCAAGCGCCCGAGAAAAAGGCAGAGGTAGCCACCCCGCCCCCCACCGCACCTACCCCTGCCACGGCCCCTGCTGCCACATCAAAACCCGCACCTGCTCCCGTATCcccagccacgcctaccgccaCCCAGCCATCAACCAATGGGATCAAAGTAGTTGCACCTACTCCTACTCAACCGATGCCGACGAGCACGGCCCCGGCGACGACGACTGCCTCGACCGGAGCGTCGACGGCTCCAGCCGCAGCGCCCACACCTCCCGGCACGACCCCTACGCCTAGCAAGCAGAAAAAGCTTAATGTACATGCACTCTTTCAGGGCGGGGGTCCGCCCTCAGTCACTGCCACCCCTGCGGCGCCCTCTAGCATACCCAGCACGAGTGCGCCAGCCAACCAGCCGCCAACGGCAGTTCCCTCGGCTCCTCGCGGGCCAGCTCCGGCTTTAGTGATCGCAACAATCCTGCCCCGTTCCCACGCAGCCCCCAAATCGGCCGGCCGCCTTTGCCCGGTCCGAATACGAGCGGTG CAGCATCACCAGCATCCGATGGCCCACCCTCACCAACATCATTCTCCCCATCCTGGTCATCCGATGCCACCGGCTCCCCAATGGGGGCCTACTGGATATTAC TACCCGCCGCCTCATGACTATAATCCGTACATGTACTGGGGCGGTCACCCACCACATCAACACCAACATCACATGCCTCCGATACACCAGCCCCCTATGCAGCCTTCTCCACGAACACAGCCCGCTCAACCTCGCCCACCATCTACTCCTCCTGCGACGAATAATGCGACCCCCCATACTCTGCCTCCTATCACAACTAGCGCCCTCCAAGCTCTTCCGAGTGCGCCATCTCCTTCGCTTAGTGTTAATGCTCCTACGTTTGTTCCGGGCGGTTTGCGTCGTCCTACGAATCCCGTCCGAATTAGCACTCCCGGCGGTGATGCATTAACGTTTGAAGGCGTCCCATTATCTCCCAAGGTCTCTACTCCGATACAACCCAAGCGCCCGAACGTCGTGGTACGCATGGAGACCGAGCAGCAGAAGAACGAACGCTTAGCCAGAGagaaggaagaaaaggagagATTGGCCAAAGAGAAGGAGGAGAAGGAGCGCAAGGAAAGGGAGAGAATTGAGGAGGAGAAACGAgccaaggaggaagctgagcgcaaggagaaggaagagGCCGAACGTaaagccaaggaggaggccgACCGAAAGGCAGAGGCCGAGCGCAAG GCCGAAGAGCGCAAAGcaaaagaggaggaagaaaagCGGATCGCTGAAGAGCTACGAGCTAAGGAAGAGGCAGAACGCAAGGtcaaggaagaggaagcgCGAAAGGCccgggaggaggaggaacgcAAAGAGCGGAGCGCAAGGCGAAGGAGGAAGCTGAACGAAAggccaaagaggaggaagaacgaaAGGCGAAAGAAGAAATGGAGCGCAAgctcaaggaagaagaggaacgcAAGGCTAAGGAAGGCCGAGGCTAAAGCCAAAGAAGAGAAGGCTAAAGCAGAGGCCGAGGCCAAGGCTAAAGCAGAGGTTGATGCTGCTAAAGAAGAGGCCGAGGCTAAGGAGGCTGCTACCGAAGAGGCGCGCGATACTGTTCCCGCATCTCCCATCTCTTCCCCAAAACCTCCCAATGGCCTGTTACCTTCTACCATTCCCGACCGTCCATCACCTCTATCCAATTCTACTACGGCTCCAGGACGCCCATCCCCTCTTTCCATTACGACCTCCCAGGCCAACGAGCGGCCCAAGCGTCCTGTTCCTGGTCCCTTGGATCTTACCTCTGCACAGGGCAATCGTAGTGCTGCGCCCCCCTCTGCACTGGCTAGCGCCCGGATCATTGAGGACTTGAATGTAGTCCCATACCCCGAGACCATCAAGACACCCAATCCGGATCTTAATATTGCGGCCACTCCTGGCAAGTTTAG ATATGATCGCGAATTCTTGTTGCAATTTGAACGTGTGCAAAGAGAAAACCCGATTCGCTCCCTCCCCTCGATGCTATCGGCCTCGAACCCGGCGAACAGGGTGCAGGGTATCCCGGTGGCGCGC cgCCAGGGCTCTGTCGGACTTGGACTCGGCCCCGGTCTTGCCAAGGGCGGATTCGCCATGGGCAATTTCCAGTCTCCATCTTCCTCTCAAGCTCGGTTCGATGCCTCCAATGCGGCCAGGTCTGGCATGGCCTTTGGCAGTGGTGCAGCTGGTCGCCTCACACCCATGTCCAGGAGCGCGAGTCAAGGGGCGTTGGTGGCGCAGGTCCTC TGGATTCCAAACTCCTGCGAATCAACCGCAAACCTTGAGCCTGTTGTTCCGCTCGAACAGAGCGAGAACCGTTGGGTCGCCGGGAGCACCTTGCGCACGCCCCAGCAACTCGAAGAGCGCCAGCTT ATTATCGAGTGGGCTAACAAATCTGAGCAAGAAAAGGACGGGAGCACCCTTATGCAAGTCATCAAACTCGTTTTCGAAAAGGCCAAGGACGAAGCTGCATTTAGCGAGAT GACGAGACAATTCGCAACTCGGAGGGTCAACCAATCACTGGTGGGATGCTATTCCGCAAGTACTTGCTTAACCGATGCCAAGAAGACTTTGAGCGCGGATGGAACGCCCAAGGAGGCCGCTCTTGCTGCCGCTGCCTCGAAAGCAGGGGAAGACAAGGCTGCTGAAGCCGCGTCCACTGAAAACGGCGAGGCGGTCTTGTATTCTGACGAGTATTATGCTGCCGCCAAGGCCAAGCGTCAAGGTCTCGGTTTGGTCCGATTCATCGGTGAACTGTTCAAGTTGCAAATGTTGACGGAACGTATTATGCATGAATGTATCAAGAAGTTGCTTTCGAACGTGGTCAACcccgaagaagaggaaatcGAGAGCTTGTGTAAACTCTTGACGACCGTTGGGCAGAGCCTGGATAACCCCAAGGCGAGGAATCATATGGATATCTACTTCGAGCGTATGCAGGAGATGGCCAAGGGCAGCAGTATCAACTCTCGTATGCAGTTTATGTTGCAGGTAAGTCGCCA GACGTTATCGAACTGCGTGCGCGACACTGGCAAGCACGTTCCGCCGCCCCTCGTCCCCCTCCGACACACCAAGATTCCTCTCGACGACTCGGGTCGACACGGTGTTTCTCGTGGCGGATCCCGACGAGGTGAGCACCGCGGTGCTAATGCGACCGAACCCGATGGTTGGAACGTCGCTGGTGGAGCTGGGGCCAGTCGACCACCCGCGCGTGCAGGCGATCTCTCTCAATTTGGCAAAATTTCCAAGCCAACTGGCATCCAATTCGGCCCTTCAAGTGTGTTTAGCAAGAAAGATGCGAACAAACGTGATTCGAGCATCGGCCGCGCCTCCGGTGCGAACATGTTCTCTGCTCTGAGCGGTGGAACTGTCGATGGACCTCCCCCTCCTACCGAGCGCACAGCGAATAGCCGCAAGCCTAGCGTTGACCTTGGACCCGGTGGATCCCCTGTTGTTGCGGGCGCCGgagagaggaagaagcttAATTTGTTGCCAAGGACCAAGCCCACTGAGGCCGACAACGACAAGGGCGATGGCAAGGAGGAAGATAAGGAAGAAGACAAAGAGGAAGCACCA GAGGATGTCAAG GAATATCTTGGTGTCGAGAACATTGATGAAGCAATTTTAGCCCTCGAAGCTCTTCCATCCGAGCATCGGCacttgtttgttgacaagcTTGTCAATGCTTCCATGGATGGAGGAAATAAGGTTGTTGTCCTTACTGAGAAGCTTTTCTCTGCTGCTCGTTCTCGATCTGTCATTTCCCCTGAAGGATTTGAGCGTGGCATGATTCCCACCATCGAGATGGCCGACGACTTGAGCATCGATGTACCCAAAACGTACGAATGGCTCGCGCGTATGATCCATGCTGCTGGGCTTGATAGGGCCGGGGCTGAAGAGATGGCCAACAATATTTCCGTATACGGCGAGCCTCCCGTCCCGCCAAGAGAGCTCCTGCTAAAGGAATTCGAAAAAGTATCGTCGGCATAG